A section of the Oryza sativa Japonica Group chromosome 1, ASM3414082v1 genome encodes:
- the LOC4325801 gene encoding chloroplastic group IIB intron splicing facilitator CRS2, chloroplastic: MSLAVATPASARLSPLTTSSPEPCRRRRLLLSAAAPLRRTRLRRRIAVVASVPDPAARPAEYTPWLIAGLGNPGSKYHGTRHNVGFEMVDRIARDEGITMNTIQSKSLLGIGSIGEVPVLLVKPQSYINYSGEAIGPLAAYYQVPLRHILVMYDEMSLPNGVLRLQRKGGHGRHNGLQNVMECLDSSRELPRLSIGIGSPPGKMDTRAFLLQKFSSEERLQIDTALEQGVDAVRTLVLKGFSGSIERFNLVQKYKFHSV, encoded by the exons ATGTCGCTTGCCGTGGCCACTCCCGCCTccgcccgcctctccccgctcaccacctcctcccccgaaccctgccgccgccgccgcctcctcctctccgcagCCGCCCCTCTCCGGCGCACCCGTCTCCggcgccgcatcgccgtcgtcgcgtcCGTCCCCGACcccgcggcgcggccggcggagtACACGCCCTGGCTCATCGCCGGCCTCGGCAACCCCGGCAGCAAGTACCACGGCACGCGTCACAAC GTGGGGTTTGAGATGGTCGATCGCATCGCGCGAGACGAGGGGATCACCATGAACACGATCCAGTCCAAGTCGCTGCTCGGAATAG GTTCGATTGGGGAAGTGCCTGTCTTGTTGGTAAAGCCACAATCATATATCAACTACAGTGGGGAGGCA ATTGGACCTCTTGCTGCCTATTATCAAGTACCATTGCGGCATATCCTTGTG ATGTATGATGAGATGAGTCTACCCAATGGTGTATTGCGTCTTCAACGGAAAGGTGGTCATGGTCGCCATAATGG CCTGCAGAACGTAATGGAATGTTTGGACAGTTCCCGTGAACTTCCTCGTTTATCTATAG GCATTGGTAGCCCACCCGGCAAAATGGACACGCGTGCTTTTCTTCTGCAGAAGTTCAGTTCAGAGGAACGGCTGCAG ATTGACACTGCTTTGGAGCAAGGGGTGGATGCTGTGAGAACTCTTGTGTTGAAGGGTTTTAGTGGAAGTATTGAGAGATTCAATCTGGTTCAGAAGTACAAGTTCCACAGTGTTTGA
- the LOC4325802 gene encoding uncharacterized protein produces the protein MSSLAIVEKRPAPFVGGGGGCAGGVLLHLLDWHRRLARKRRLFSPRRLLPTSLRSSPRRLPSPPQASHPPPAPRLSSAATAAGVAAPGVGVVARLMGLESWPATGPVGAPPAARRPQKQRKVEVASPTPRADEPDVVLVLPPSQRPPPLSPAARNHHGADLPARSPRRSRLVHAAATKLLEPSARASSRASARLALAYACSSPQHRMDGHSNALQSSSMPDDFLSRSDSLPLERSSRLQPVVAQPPVLPAETEWDNVITSSRHEKHSIDTISSSDAADVVSGDAIVVLRSGFDDANVSRSSSGADAMPKDHKARTDRLSNCSRMRSSGAGVRAGEERSLRKRGTHSLQDVEGNIGSRSLVSSTHPAAGSARELMSGSRRAAHHGSGQRRELMGTITPQRSSRREVMGSSNPQRNTRRSSIDRSGLTSTTTSRIAVSTVSGQKRGSRKNVGRDNAACNREVNNPVAFASSSSVNPVTRNSSQSKVSEKRGCRRTQVISTSCSTRLPVVESSPSVVGSSEKEEFSRLLKAKINELGLSDRIESSDALSGKLTASVLQELISALTNDTNTSDSQHSNYSNAYNSQHSNYSDAVDCLNNNMSACNSNDQSHDFQNCYQRDREVESSATCMNNEPNQPSPTSVLEACFSNDTSSLGSPTEKNEGKEYFVSIENKMEDLFNLESDIVDLAISIDKTKTDAEEIFHGIDKMSSVHNLMARDFKLLEARLHSIGEAISNAELLLGNSPLSTKTSNLSLHCFIIEMLEVIMDLFGGSKSLGLTEEKKYQQTNFIFDCIIESVNSKFCDFGKCGYKAWLRLPLSLTEDLLKREISKEICNWRETRETTPNRVAEKELDQMTPRWDACQVEAFDISIAIEHDILEALVDEFAFDQW, from the exons atgagtaGCCTGGCCATTGTGGAGAAGAGGCCGGCGCcgttcgtcggcggcggcggcgggtgcgcgGGCGGCGTGCTGCTCCACCTCCTGGACtggcaccgccgcctcgcccgcaaGCGCCGCCTCTTCTCGCCGCGCAGGCTCCTCCCCACCTCGCTCCGCTCTTCCCCGCGCAGGCTCCCGTCCCCGCCTCAGGCCTCGCATCCTCCTCCCGCGCCTCGCTTGTCCtccgccgcaaccgccgccggtgtcgccgcTCCGGGCGTGGGCGTCGTCGCGCGCCTCATGGGTCTCGAGTCGTGGCCCGCCACTGGCCCCGTCGGCGCGCccccggcggcgcggaggccgcAGAAGCAGAGGAAGGTGGAGGTGGCATCACCGACGCCGCGGGCCGACGAGCCAGACGTGGTCCTGGTGTTGCCTCCGAGCCAgcgtccgccgccgctatcGCCTGCGGCAAGGAACCATCACGGCGCCGACCTGCCGGCGAGGAGCCCGAGGCGGAGCCGACTCGTGCATGCCGCGGCGACCAAGCTGTTGGAGCCTAGCGCTCGCGCGAGCTCGAGGGCGAGTGCCAGGTTGGCCCTCGCGTACGCCTGCTCCTCCCCGCAGCATCGCATGGATGGCCATTCCAATGCGTTGCAAAGCTCAAGTATGCCTGATGACTTCCTGTCTCGCTCTGATAGCCTGCCATTAGAGCGTTCGTCCAGATTGCAGCCGGTCGTTGCCCAGCCTCCTGTTCTTCCGGCGGAGACAGAATGGGACAATGTCATTACTTCCAGTAGGCATGAGAAGCATTCCATTGACACAATAAGCAGCTCTGATGCTGCAGATGTAGTAAGTGGTGATGCAATAGTGGTGCTAAGATCGGGTTTTGATGATGCAAATGTGAGTAGAAGCAGCTCTGGTGCGGACGCCATGCCCAAGGATCACAAGGCAAGAACTGACAGACTGAGCAACTGTTCAAGAATGAGATCGAGTGGTGCTGGCGTTCGAGCTGGAGAAGAGAGGTCATTGCGCAAGCGAGGAACTCACTCTCTGCAAGATGTTGAGGGGAATATTGGATCTCGGAGCTTGGTTAGTTCCACTCATCCTGCTGCTGGTAGTGCTCGCGAACTGATGTCTGGCAGTAGGAGAGCTGCACACCATGGTTCTGGTCAAAGAAGGGAGTTGATGGGTACAATCACTCCACAAAGAAGCAGTCGCAGGGAGGTAATGGGTTCAAGCAATCCACAAAGAAACACTCGCCGAAGCTCGATTGACCGGAGTGGATTGACATCCACAACCACAAGTAGGATTGCAGTCAGTACTGTATCTGGGCAAAAAAGGGGATCACGGAAGAATGTAGGCCGTGACAATGCAGCCTGTAACAGAGAAGTTAATAATCCAGTTGCATTTGCATCTAGTTCATCTGTGAACCCAGTGACAAGGAATTCATCGCAAAGCAAAGTTTCAGAGAAGAGAGGGTGCAGAAGGACACAAGTTATTAGTACCAGTTGTAGTACAAGATTGCCGGTAGTTGAATCTTCACCTTCTGTTGTGGGTAGTTCTGAGAAAGAGGAGTTTAGCAGGCTACTGAAAGCAAAAATTAATGAGCTTGGTTTGTCTGATAGGATTGAATCAAGTGATGCTCTTTCAGGAAAATTAACTGCATCAGTGCTTCAAGAGCTCATTTCTGCCCTCACTAATGATACAAACACTTCAGATTCTCAACATAGTAACTATTCCAATGCATACAATTCTCAGCATAGCAACTACTCTGATGCAGTAGACTGTCTAAACAACAATATGAGTGCATGCAATTCCAATGATCAGTCGCATGACTTTCAGAACTGTTACCAG AGGGACAGAGAGGTTGAATCTTCTGCTACTTGCATGAACAATGAGCCCAACCAACCAAGTCCAACTTCAGTCCTCGAAGCATGCTTCTCGAATGATACTTCATCGTTAGGAAGTCCAACCGAAAAAAATG AGGGTAAAGAATACTTTGTGTCAATTGAAAACAAAATGGAAGATCTCTTTAATTTGGAGTCTGACATTGTGGATTTGGCAATATCTATTGACAAAACGAAGACCGATGctgaagaaatatttcatgGAATTGATAAAATGTCTTCTGTACATAATTTGATGGCGCGTGATTTCAAGCTGTTAGAAGCTAGGCTCCACAGCATCGGAGAAGCCATTTCAAATGCTGAATTGCTGTTAGGCAATAGCCCCTTGTCTACCAAAACATCAAATCTATCACTCCATTGTTTTATCATTGAAATGCTTGAAGTTATTATGGATTTATTTGGTGGGTCAAAGAGCTTAGGTCTCACAGAAGAAAAGAAGTATCAACAAACCAACTTCATATTCGACTGCATTATTGAATCAGTGAATTCAAAATTCTGCGATTTCGGCAAATGCGGATACAAGGCATGGTTGAGACTGCCTCTCAGTTTGACTGAAGATCTGTTGAAGAGGGAGATATCGAAGGAGATCTGCAATTGGAGGGAAACTAGAGAAACTACACCCAATCGAGTTGCTGAGAAAGAGTTGGACCAAATGACTCCCAGGTGGGATGCATGTCAAGTGGAAGCATTTGATATCAGCATTGCAATTGAGCATGACATACTTGAGGCTCTTGTTGATGAGTTTGCATTTGACCAATGGTGA
- the LOC4325803 gene encoding uncharacterized protein, whose product MPRSSSSSKPILGRAMAILALPLTPISKAKGPIARNLLLFKKRGAAGKARRMLSSYGYKPHRHYNYDYVGEYQFSPSSSPLIAYPPGVSSWRRATKKRRSKARMILASLLCGGDGDLDVAVLDGLPRADEPRAAVEWEECRRDGGGAYGEGDQYEEEEEEEDDEGVDGRAERFIERFYEEMRLQRQRSLVQRLL is encoded by the coding sequence ATGCCgaggtcgtcgtcctcctccaagCCGATTCTCGGGAGGGCCATGGCGATCCTGGCGCTCCCGCTGACCCCGATATCCAAGGCCAAGGGCCCCATCGCCAGGAACCTGCTGCTCTTCAAGaagcgcggcgccgccgggaagGCTCGCCGGATGCTGTCGTCGTACGGGTACAAGCCGCACCGCCACTACAACTACGACTACGTCGGGGAGTACCAGTTCTCCCCCTCCAGCTCCCCGCTCATCGCGTACCCTCCGGGCGTCTCGTCGTGGCGGAGGGCCACCAAGAAGCGGAGGAGCAAGGCCAGGATGatcctcgcctccctcctctgcggcggcgacggcgacctcgaCGTCGCCGTGCTCGACGGCTTGCCTCGAGCCGacgagccgcgcgccgccgtggagTGGGAAGAgtgccgccgcgacggcggcggcgcgtacgGCGAGGGTGATCAgtacgaggaggaggaagaggaggaggacgacgagggggTCGACGGCCGGGCGGAGCGGTTCATCGAGAGGTTCTACGAGGAGATGAGGCTGCAGAGGCAGCGCTCTCTGGTCCAGCGTCTCCTCTGA